One segment of Ricinus communis isolate WT05 ecotype wild-type chromosome 8, ASM1957865v1, whole genome shotgun sequence DNA contains the following:
- the LOC8280299 gene encoding E3 ubiquitin-protein ligase RSL1: protein MAVEQISDLDFVDAFYVSAIIDESDEEAQHDETFPISDAKYAEALQFQEALMGSVMISQMKNSITTATIINTCKISNPSSLLMIEPPPVVPNSPTETGQSSQIFCEICVEKKETDQMFATDSCIHSFCLDCVGKYVGTKIQESQTIVTCPGMNCRAVLELDICRTKLAKGVIDSWEEALCKEMISTLQSFYCPFRDCSALLVNDNEGEVIRESECPFCHRLFCAQCYVPWHSGIECEAFQRLNEDERGREDLMVIELAKEKKWSRCPKCRFYVERTQGCPHMVCRCGFQFCYGCELEWTGNHGGCHKN, encoded by the exons ATGGCAGTAGAACAAATCTCTGATCTTGATTTTGTCGATGCTTTCTACGTCTCTGCCATCATAGATGAATCGGATGAAGAAGCACAACACGATGAAACCTTTCCAATTTCAGATGCCAAATATGCAGAGGCACTGCAATTCCAGGAAGCTCTAATGGGCTCCGTAATGATATCTCAAATGAAGAACTCGATCACCACTGCCACCATCATCAACACTTGCAAAATCAGTAACCCATCATCACTTTTGATGATAGAACCACCTCCAGTAGTCCCAAATTCTCCAACGGAAACAGGTCAATCATCTCAGATTTTCTGTGAAATATGCgtggaaaagaaagaaactgaTCAAATGTTCGCGACAGACAGCTGCATCCATTCTTTCTGTTTAGATTGTGTTGGCAAATATGTAGGtacaaaaattcaagaaagCCAAACTATTGTCACTTGCCCCGGAATGAACTGTAGGGCAGTTCTTGAACTTGACATTTGCAGGACTAAGCTTGCCAAAGGAGTGATTGATTCTTGGGAGGAAGCACTATGCAAAGAGATGATAAGCACGCTGCAGAGTTTTTACTGCCCATTCAGGGATTGTTCTGCACTGTTGGTGAATGATAATGAAGGAGAAGTTATCAGGGAATCTGAATGCCCTTTTTGCCACAGATTGTTTTGTGCACAATGTTATGTTCCTTGGCATTCTGGTATCGAGTGCGAAGCCTTTCAGAGGTTGAATGAGGACGAGAGAGGAAGGGAAGATTTGATGGTCATAGAACTAGCAAAAGAGAAGAAATGGAGTCGATGTCCGAAGTGCAGATTTTATGTGGAAAGAACACAAGGGTGTCCTCACATGGTTTGCAG GTGTGGTTTCCAGTTTTGTTATGGATGCGAATTGGAGTGGACTGGGAATCATGGTGGTTGCCATAAAAATTAG
- the LOC8280302 gene encoding uncharacterized monothiol glutaredoxin ycf64-like: MAEHAVFSLSATMKASSPTFKIASPPLPFLPSRSRSLSLSFPRLSTKIAFKLKSNPIRCVLSPELKTTLDKVVTSQKVILFMKGTKEFPQCGFSNTVVQILNSLNVKYETINILENEVLRQGLKEYSSWPTFPQLYIDGEFFGGCDITVEAYKSGELQELLERAMCS, translated from the exons ATGGCTGAACATGCAGTTTTCTCTCTGTCGGCGACAATGAAAGCATCCTCACCGACGTTCAAAATCGCATCACCTCCTCTTCCGTTTTTGCCCTCCCGCTCCCGCTCCCTCTCCCTCTCCTTCCCTCGTCTCTCTACTAAAATCGCTTTTAAACTCAAATCCAATCCTATCCGCTGCG TTTTATCACCGGAGCTGAAAACGACGCTGGATAAAGTAGTGACATCGCAGAAAGTGATATTATTCATGAAAGGGACAAAGGAATTTCCACAGTGTGGATTTTCAAACACAGTAGTCCAAATATTGAATTCGTTGAATGTGAAATATgaaacaataaatatactGGAGAATGAAGTGCTTCGTCAAGGATTGAAAGAGTATTCTAGTTGGCCTACTTTTCCTCAACTTTATATTGATGGTGAATTCTTCGGTGGTTGTGATATTACTGTTG AAGCATATAAGAGCGGCGAATTGCAGGAGTTATTGGAGAGAGCAATGTGCTCCTGA
- the LOC8280300 gene encoding protein SUPPRESSOR OF GENE SILENCING 3 homolog: MAIAPPSSPFNLFSVNDQTHIPSFFNITDDGDESQVQLLLDAAFAEELQFQEVLKASLSSCQMPSLHVAEKGESSLSSCEICWERKEDEQLIKNGACSHSFCPDCMSKYLEVKIRKGITIVTCPGINCECVLMLDNFKHLLSKDVTNLLEIASPSTELIPDVTCSSKELQVKTNLEQSNRKCFTARRISHANWVPADSKQIVLGKKRQEPAERNTMEDFILQPKKFQSAMNYSCNSQSRFSLWERNEGPKSVYKHLKNMASLTTGSTPCRSSPEKVADDVKYIPAFDATAAAANDDDMGDSDSDVFPDTDSYDSEASPRSSETCKKSKWFKKFVNGLDDLSIEETKDLVRQWHCPACQGGAGAIKRYLGVQTLIQHAKAKGSTRMRLHRELAQLLEEKLRGDQATSVTPYRIACAKWKGLKEEQKDHEIVWPPMVFITNTIHKKDENNKWIGMTTEELLDMFRSYDAIVKAQHAYNWKGHCGMSILIFESSAKGYLEAERLHNHFAEEGTDRNAWHSRPVYFLPGGERQLYGYMAVKQDVDLFNRNAGRTKLKYEMRSYQEMVVNRIRQMTEDNHQLLWLKNRVAELQRQTNVLEESNYGLKEKLCKAAKEMDILRLKSNQQYEQSMEELEFQEQFYKEQIRSILEARKGKEEDLENTDQENMQQSNAKSSDRNDNKYMKEEIRKPTENQAIEKEGVSESSNKLIIQEEDKGNRTLRKVKMFDTVMRRRLLQTKPVPGGAELPDILEQSSFYPLHINDYNGREEQITKPMKNQEMEKTKSRECGKHGDEEETQS, encoded by the exons ATGGCAATAGCACCACCATCCTCACCCTTCAATCTTTTCTCTGTAAATGATCAAACCCATATCCCATCTTTCTTCAATATAACTGATGATGGAGATGAGTCTCAGGTTCAGCTGCTGCTGGATGCTGCATTTGCAGAAGAACTACAGTTCCAAGAGGTTCTGAAGGCCTCTCTGTCCAGTTGTCAAATGCCATCACTTCATGTTGCAGAAAAAGGTGAATCATCTTTAAGTTCCTGTGAAATTTGCTGGGAGAGGAAAGAAGATGAGCAGCTGATCAAGAATGGGGCGTGTTCTCATTCATTTTGTCCGGACTGTATGAGCAAGTATTTGGAGGTAAAGATCAGAAAGGGCATCACAATTGTTACCTGTCCTGGAATAAACTGTGAGTGTGTCCTAATGTTGGACAACTTTAAGCATTTGCTCTCCAAGGACGTAACCAATCTGTTGGAAATAGCATCGCCGTCTACGGAGCTGATTCCAGATGTTACTTGCAGCAG CAAGGAATTGCAAGTGAAGACAAATTTAGAACAAAGTAATAGAAAGTGTTTCACCGCTAGAAGGATCAGCCACGCTAATTGGGTACCAGCTGATAGCAAGCAGATAGTTCTCGGAAAGAAACGCCAGGAGCCAGCTGAGAGAAATACTATGGAGGATTTTATTTTGCAGCCTAAGAAGTTCCAATCAGCCATGAATTACAGCTGCAATTCTCAGTCTAGATTCTCTCTCTGGGAACGAAATGAAGGGCCTAAATCAGTTTACAAGCATTTGAAGAACATGGCTTCACTAACCACCGGTTCTACTCCATGCAGGAGTAGCCCAGAAAAAGTTGCAGATGATGTAAAGTACATACCTGCTTTTGATGCTACTGCTGCTGCCGctaatgatgatgatatggGTGACAGTGACTCTGATGTGTTCCCTGATACCGATAGCTACGATTCAGAAGCAAGTCCAAGGAGCTCTGAGACTTGCAAGAAGAGCAAATGGTTCAAGAAATTTGTTAACGGATTGGATGATCTAAGCATTGAGGAGACCAAAGACCTAGTCAGACAATGGCACTGTCCAGCATGCCAAGGAGGTGCTGGTGCCATCAAACGGTACCTAGGCGTGCAGACCCTGATCCAGCATGCAAAAGCCAAAGGGTCAACGAGGATGAGGCTCCATCGAGAGCTTGCACAACTGTTGGAAGAGAAATTGCGTGGTGATCAGGCAACTTCTGTTACTCCATACAGGATTGCATGTGCTAAATGGAAAGGTCTGAAAGAAGAGCAGAAGGATCATGAGATAGTTTGGCCTCCTATGGTTTTCATTACCAATACAATCCACAAAAAGGATGAGAACAACAAG TGGATTGGCATGACAACCGAAGAGCTGCTAGACATGTTCAGATCATATGATGCCATTGTCAAGGCTCAGCACGCTTACAATTGGAAGGGGCATTGCGGAATGAGCATCTTGATTTTTGAGAGCTCAGCAAAGGGTTATTTAGAGGCAGAACGATTGCACAATCATTTTGCAGAGGAAGGAACAGATAGAAATGCTTGGCACAGTCGGCCAGTCTACTTCCTTCCTGGCGGAGAGCGACAACTTTATGGTTACATGGCAGTGAAACAAGACGTGGATCTCTTCAACAGGAATGCAG GTAGGACTAAGCTGAAATATGAGATGAGATCATATCAAGAAATGGTTGTGAACAGAATCAGGCAAATGACTGAAGACAACCATCAGCTTTTGTGGTTGAAGAACAGAGTTGCTGAGCTACAAAGACAGACAAATGTTCTTGAAGAATCCAATTATGGGTTAAAGGAGAAGCTGTGTAAGGCAGCAAAGGAAATGGACATTTTGAGACTGAAATCCAACCAGCAGTATGAGCAGAGTATGGAGGAG tTGGAATTCCAAGAGCAATTCTACAAGGAGCAAATCAGAAGTATTCTTGAAgcaagaaaagggaaagaagaagatttgGAGAATACAGATCAAGAAAATATGCAGCAGTCAAATGCAAAATCTTCAGACAGAAACGATAACAAATACAT GAAGGAGGAAATTAGAAAACCTACAGAGAATCAAGCCATAGAAAAGGAAGGAGTGTCTGAAAGCAGTAATAAGCTAATAATTCAAGAAGAGGATAAGGGAAATCGAACTCTGAGGAAAGTAAAAATGTTCGACACAGTGATGAGAAGGAGACTACTCCAAACTAAGCCAGTTCCTGGAGGTGCAGAACTTCCTGACATTTTGGAGCAGTCAAGTTTCTATCCTCTACACATAAATGATTACAATGGAAG AGAGGAGCAAATTACAAAACCCatgaagaatcaagaaatgGAAAAAACGAAGAGCAGAGAGTGTGGAAAGCATGGTGATGAGGAGGAGACTCAAAGCTAA
- the LOC8280301 gene encoding 4-coumarate--CoA ligase 1, producing MENSQVKQQEDIVFRSKLPDIYIPKNLSLHSYIFQNISDYSSKPCLINGATGRVYTYAEVEITSRRVASGLNKLGVKQGEVIMLLLHNSPEFVLSFLGASYRGAIATAANPLFTSAEIAKQAKASNTKLIITQAAYADKVKELASDHDIKIVCIDSAPDGCLHFSELSEADEKDLPEVDIVPEDVVALPYSSGTTGLPKGVMLTHKGLVTSVAQQVDGENPNLYFHSEDVILCVLPMFHIYALNSIMLCGLRVGAAILIMPKFDINLLLQLIEKHKVTVAPIVPPIVLAIAKSPETDKYDLSSIRMLKSGAAPLGKELEDTVRAKFPTAILGQGYGMTEAGPVLAMCLAFAKEPFDIKAGACGTVVRNAEMKIVDPETGDSLPRNQPGEICIRGDQIMKGYLNDPEATANTIDKQGWLHTGDIGYIDDDDELFIVDRLKELIKYKGYQVAPAELEAMLLAHPDILDAAVVAMKDEGAGEVPVAFVVRSDKSNITEDEIKQYIYKQVVFYKRISRVFFVEAIPKAPSGKILRKNLREKLAAGFQN from the exons ATGGAGAACAGCCAAGTAAAGCAACAAGAAGATATCGTCTTTCGCTCCAAGCTCCCTGACATCTACATCCCCAAGAATCTTTCATTGCATTCTTACATCTTTCAGAACATTTCAGATTATTCATCAAAGCCTTGTTTGATCAATGGCGCCACTGGCAGAGTTTACACATATGCAGAAGTTGAGATCACTTCGCGAAGAGTTGCCTCTGGACTTAACAAGCTTGGTGTTAAACAAGGCGAAGTTATTATGCTTCTACTGCATAACTCTCCTGAGTTtgttctttcctttcttgGAGCATCTTATCGCGGTGCCATTGCTACAGCTGCCAACCCTTTGTTCACCTCGGCAGAGATAGCTAAGCAAGCTAAGGCATCCAATACTAAACTTATAATCACACAAGCTGCCTATGCAGACAAAGTGAAAGAGTTAGCCAGCGATCATGATATCAAGATTGTGTGCATAGACTCAGCTCCTGACGGTTGCTTGCATTTCTCTGAGCTCTCGGAGGCTGACGAGAAAGATTTGCCGGAGGTCGATATTGTCCCTGAAGATGTGGTGGCGCTGCCATATTCGTCAGGTACAACAGGGTTGCCAAAAGGAGTTATGCTAACACACAAAGGATTGGTGACTAGCGTTGCTCAACAAGTTGATGGAGAGAATCCAAACTTGTATTTTCACAGTGAAGATGTGATCCTATGTGTGTTGCCAATGTTCCATATCTATGCGTTGAATTCAATAATGCTTTGTGGGTTGAGAGTTGGGGCTGCCATTTTGATCATGCCTAAGTTTGATATAAATCTGCTACTGCAATTGATTGAAAAACATAAGGTGACTGTTGCTCCGATTGTTCCTCCAATTGTTTTGGCCATTGCCAAGTCCCCGGAAACCGATAAGTATGATTTGTCGTCGATAAGAATGTTGAAGTCTGGAGCAGCACCTCTTGGTAAGGAGCTTGAAGATACTGTAAGAGCCAAGTTTCCTACAGCTATTCTTGGTCAG GGATATGGCATGACAGAGGCAGGACCTGTGCTAGCCATGTGCTTGGCCTTTGCAAAGGAGCCGTTTGATATAAAAGCAGGGGCATGTGGCACTGTGGTGAGGAACGCGGAGATGAAGATTGTTGATCCTGAAACAGGTGACAGTTTGCCAAGAAACCAGCCTGGAGAGATTTGCATCAGAGGAGATCAGATCATGAAAG GTTATCTTAACGATCCTGAAGCCACAGCAAACACCATAGACAAACAAGGATGGTTACACACAGGCGATATTGGCTACATTGACGATGACGATGAACTCTTTATTGTCGATAGATTGAAGGAACTGATCAAGTACAAAGGGTATCAAGTTGCTCCTGCCGAACTTGAAGCTATGTTGCTTGCTCATCCTGACATTCTTGATGCTGCTGTTGTTGC AATGAAAGATGAAGGTGCTGGGGAAGTCCCAGTTGCATTTGTAGTCAGATCAGACAAGTCTAACATCACTGAGGATGAAATTAAGCAGTATATTTACAAACAG GTGGTGTTTTACAAAAGAATAAGTCGTGTATTCTTCGTAGAAGCCATTCCAAAGGCACCATCTGGAAAAATCTTGAGGAAAAActtgagagaaaaattagcAGCTggttttcaaaattaa